From Blattabacterium cuenoti, a single genomic window includes:
- the lgt gene encoding prolipoprotein diacylglyceryl transferase: MKILEYMIHWDPIHKFSLWKGFFIHVYSLMFVISFSLGWYIMQYIYQNDNIDKKYLDPLFIYTFLGTLIGARLGQVLFYDFSYFSDHWIEAFLPIRENNNSFLLGFIKGYEFIGYRGLSSHGATIGIILSSFFYNKIILKNRSFIWLCDRLCLPVSIAAVFIRVGNFFNSEIVGKPCSDKLPWAVKFVQMDTEYGEIVPRHPAQIYESIGYFVIFLLLWYFYKTDKKNYNGFLSGIFFILLWSVRFLIEFMKEPQGEELINFLSINTGQWLSVPFIFFGFFLLNQSKIKKYFFS; encoded by the coding sequence ATGAAAATATTAGAATATATGATTCATTGGGATCCTATTCACAAATTTAGTTTGTGGAAAGGTTTTTTTATTCATGTTTATAGTCTAATGTTTGTGATTTCTTTTTCATTAGGATGGTACATTATGCAGTATATCTATCAAAATGATAATATAGATAAAAAATATTTGGACCCTTTATTTATATATACTTTTCTTGGAACACTTATAGGAGCAAGATTGGGTCAAGTTTTATTTTATGATTTTTCATATTTTTCAGATCATTGGATTGAAGCTTTTCTTCCTATAAGAGAAAATAATAATAGTTTTTTGTTAGGATTTATAAAAGGTTACGAATTTATTGGTTATAGAGGTTTGTCCAGTCACGGTGCTACTATAGGAATTATTTTATCTAGTTTTTTTTATAATAAAATAATACTAAAAAATAGATCTTTTATTTGGTTATGTGATAGATTATGTCTTCCTGTTTCGATAGCTGCTGTTTTTATAAGAGTAGGAAATTTTTTTAATTCTGAAATAGTCGGAAAGCCATGTAGTGATAAATTACCTTGGGCGGTGAAATTTGTACAAATGGATACAGAATATGGAGAAATCGTTCCTAGACATCCTGCACAAATATATGAATCTATTGGTTATTTCGTGATTTTTTTATTACTTTGGTATTTCTATAAAACAGACAAAAAAAATTATAATGGATTTTTATCCGGAATCTTTTTCATTTTACTTTGGTCTGTCCGTTTTTTAATAGAATTTATGAAAGAACCACAAGGAGAAGAGTTGATTAATTTTCTATCTATAAATACAGGACAATGGCTCAGTGTTCCTTTCATTTTTTTTGGATTTTTTCTTCTGAATCAATCAAAAATTAAAAAATATTTTTTTTCATAA
- a CDS encoding aconitate hydratase, with protein MVFDLDMIRDFYSNFMSKIREIRNFVNHPMTYSEKILYAHLEEKIKIEYKNLSNKSYMNFLPDRIVMQDATAQMTLLQFMQTKKCKTCVPASIHCDHLISAQYGYNIDLKNAIDKNKEIYNFLESASYKYGIDFWKPGSGIIHQVILENYAFPGGMIIGTDSHTPNAGGLGMLAIGVGGSEAAEVMSGSSLELKIPKIIGVHLIGKINGWTSPKDIILKLSGMIGVSGATNHIIEYFGEGIDSISCVGKATICNMGAEIGATASLFPYDVNMKNFLNQNGRNQVSIMIEEIKDFLKADPEVYQQPYNYYDKVIKLDLKVLEPHINGPFTPDKATPISKMKEEAIQNNWPTKIEVGLIGSCTNSSYEDFSKAISIIQQAKKKKLRIHSEYMVSPGSQKVYSLIKEKGFLSFFKEIGAQIFSNACGPCIGQWVRKKNKKNVRNTIIHTFNRNFSSRNDGNPNTHAFIASPEIVTALIFAGDLTFDPRKDMLKNEIGEYVKFEEPKSMEIPIKNFNKEELGYKSFSKKENKKNLPVLIEKNSKRLQILSPFLSWDGNHLFNIRLLIKTKGKCTTDHISMAGPWLKYRGHLEKISENLLIGAVNAFNHKKNKIKNPITGNYGSIYEVCNFYKSKNIQSLIVGEDNYGEGSSREHAAMEPRFLGVRVVLVKSFSRIHETNLKKQGILALTFLDSNDYYKIQEEDIFHFYINKICPNKNIKIELIHKNGNKEKIIAHHSYNEKQIQWFKAGSSLNFIKNQ; from the coding sequence ATGGTTTTTGATCTTGATATGATTCGAGATTTTTATTCAAATTTTATGTCTAAAATTCGAGAAATTCGGAATTTTGTTAATCATCCTATGACTTATTCGGAAAAAATTTTGTATGCTCATTTAGAAGAAAAAATAAAAATTGAATATAAAAATTTAAGTAATAAATCTTACATGAATTTCTTACCAGACCGTATTGTTATGCAAGATGCTACAGCTCAAATGACGTTATTACAATTTATGCAAACTAAAAAATGCAAAACATGTGTTCCTGCTTCTATTCATTGTGATCATCTCATATCTGCTCAGTATGGATACAACATAGATTTGAAAAATGCTATAGATAAAAATAAAGAAATTTATAACTTTTTAGAATCCGCATCTTATAAATATGGTATCGATTTTTGGAAACCTGGATCAGGAATTATTCATCAGGTTATTTTAGAAAATTATGCATTTCCTGGTGGTATGATTATAGGAACAGATTCTCATACCCCTAACGCTGGAGGATTGGGGATGCTTGCTATAGGAGTTGGTGGATCTGAAGCTGCTGAAGTGATGTCTGGATCGTCTTTAGAATTAAAAATTCCTAAAATCATTGGAGTCCATTTGATAGGAAAAATTAATGGATGGACCTCTCCTAAAGATATAATCTTAAAATTATCTGGCATGATTGGAGTTTCGGGAGCGACAAATCATATTATTGAATATTTTGGAGAAGGAATTGATAGTATTTCTTGTGTTGGAAAAGCTACCATATGCAATATGGGTGCAGAAATAGGGGCAACCGCTTCTTTATTTCCTTATGATGTGAACATGAAAAATTTTTTGAATCAAAATGGAAGAAATCAGGTATCTATAATGATAGAAGAGATAAAAGATTTTTTAAAAGCGGATCCAGAAGTTTATCAACAACCATATAATTATTATGATAAAGTCATAAAATTAGATTTAAAAGTTTTAGAACCACATATTAATGGTCCCTTTACTCCAGATAAAGCCACTCCGATCTCTAAAATGAAAGAGGAAGCCATTCAAAATAATTGGCCAACTAAAATTGAGGTGGGGTTAATTGGTTCATGTACAAATTCTTCTTATGAAGATTTTTCAAAGGCCATATCAATAATTCAACAAGCAAAGAAGAAAAAATTGAGAATTCATTCAGAATATATGGTGTCACCTGGATCACAAAAAGTTTATTCTCTTATCAAAGAAAAAGGGTTTTTATCTTTTTTTAAAGAAATTGGAGCTCAAATTTTTTCTAATGCTTGTGGTCCTTGTATTGGACAATGGGTTAGAAAAAAAAATAAAAAAAACGTGAGAAATACAATTATTCATACTTTTAATAGAAATTTTTCATCTCGTAATGATGGAAATCCAAATACACATGCTTTTATAGCTTCTCCAGAAATTGTTACGGCTTTAATCTTTGCAGGAGATTTAACATTTGATCCTAGAAAAGATATGTTGAAAAATGAAATAGGTGAGTATGTGAAGTTTGAAGAACCTAAATCAATGGAAATTCCTATAAAAAATTTTAATAAAGAAGAATTAGGATATAAAAGTTTTTCAAAAAAAGAAAATAAAAAAAATTTACCCGTTCTTATAGAAAAGAATTCTAAAAGATTACAAATTTTATCTCCATTTTTATCATGGGATGGAAATCATTTGTTTAACATTAGACTTTTAATTAAAACTAAAGGAAAATGTACAACGGATCATATTTCAATGGCGGGGCCATGGTTAAAATATAGGGGTCATCTTGAAAAGATTTCTGAAAATTTGTTAATAGGAGCTGTAAATGCTTTTAATCATAAAAAAAATAAAATAAAAAATCCTATCACAGGAAATTATGGAAGTATTTATGAGGTTTGTAACTTCTATAAGTCAAAAAATATACAAAGTTTGATTGTAGGAGAGGATAACTATGGAGAAGGTTCCTCAAGAGAACATGCGGCTATGGAACCACGTTTTTTAGGAGTTCGTGTTGTTCTTGTTAAATCTTTTTCTAGAATACATGAAACAAATTTGAAAAAACAAGGAATTTTAGCTTTAACTTTTTTAGATTCTAATGATTATTATAAAATTCAAGAAGAAGACATCTTTCATTTTTATATAAATAAAATATGCCCTAATAAAAATATAAAAATAGAATTAATTCATAAAAATGGAAATAAAGAAAAAATTATAGCTCATCATTCTTATAATGAAAAACAGATTCAATGGTTTAAAGCTGGTTCTTCCTTAAATTTTATAAAAAACCAATAA
- the yidD gene encoding membrane protein insertion efficiency factor YidD produces MKIIRIFFIKIVKFYQIVISPYIGNNCRYIPTCSNYMILSLKKFHFFKAIFISVKRIIKCNPWGAWGYDPIK; encoded by the coding sequence ATGAAAATTATAAGAATTTTTTTCATAAAAATTGTAAAATTTTATCAAATCGTAATATCTCCATATATAGGAAATAATTGCAGATATATTCCTACGTGTTCAAACTATATGATTTTATCATTAAAAAAATTCCATTTTTTTAAAGCAATATTTATAAGTGTGAAAAGAATCATTAAATGTAACCCATGGGGAGCATGGGGCTATGATCCTATAAAATAA
- a CDS encoding pyridoxine 5'-phosphate synthase, with amino-acid sequence MVKLSVNLNKFATLRNARGGNIPNVLQVAADVQSFGCHGITVHPRPDERHITYKDVYDISSVITTELNVEGNPTEKFMRLVLDVKPSQVTLVPDSENTITSNSGWDTFLYQDFLTQKIKKLKNKGIRSSIFLDPNPKMVSYAARTGADVIELYTGYFAIGYANRKWNCIDSYIDTAKNIVKNHMFINAGHDLNLDNISFLIDKIPNISEVSIGHALINESIYMGLENTIQTYLKRICKASKSENDITF; translated from the coding sequence ATGGTAAAATTAAGCGTAAATTTAAATAAATTTGCTACATTAAGAAATGCAAGAGGAGGAAATATCCCTAATGTTTTGCAAGTAGCAGCAGATGTTCAAAGTTTCGGGTGTCATGGGATTACTGTACATCCGCGTCCAGATGAAAGACATATTACCTATAAAGATGTTTATGATATCAGTTCTGTCATCACAACAGAATTAAATGTTGAAGGAAATCCCACTGAAAAATTTATGAGATTAGTATTAGATGTGAAACCGTCACAAGTAACTTTAGTCCCGGATTCTGAGAATACAATAACATCGAATTCTGGATGGGATACTTTTTTATATCAAGATTTTTTAACCCAAAAAATTAAAAAATTAAAAAATAAAGGAATTCGAAGTTCTATTTTTTTGGATCCCAATCCAAAAATGGTTTCATATGCAGCTCGGACTGGAGCCGATGTAATTGAATTATATACGGGATATTTTGCTATAGGATATGCAAATAGAAAATGGAATTGTATTGATTCGTATATTGATACGGCAAAAAATATCGTGAAAAATCATATGTTTATTAATGCTGGACATGATTTAAATTTAGATAATATTTCTTTTTTAATTGATAAAATACCAAATATATCAGAGGTATCAATTGGACATGCTTTAATTAACGAATCTATATATATGGGACTCGAAAACACAATACAAACTTATTTGAAAAGAATTTGTAAAGCAAGTAAATCTGAAAATGATATTACATTCTAA
- the sufB gene encoding Fe-S cluster assembly protein SufB: MRKNNKILKSFYESEYKYGFYTSIESDKIAEGLNEDVIRKITEKKKEPTWMLDWRLESYHIWKKMNSPKWANIKYKVPDFQKISYYSAPKKKIDLNNLEEIDPELIDTFRKLGIPIEEQKTLSGIATDIVLDSVSLATTFQNKLKDKGIIFCSINEAVIKYPNIVKKYLGSVVSKKDNFYAALNSAVFSDGSFCYIPKGVRCPMELSTYFRINESKTGQFERTLIIADKDSYVSYLEGCTAPQRKENQLHAAVVEIIALENAEIKYSTVQNWFPGNKNGEGGVLNFVTKRGLCEKKAKISWIQVETGSSITWKYPSCILKGDFSIGQFYSLALTKNFQQADTGTKMVHMGKHTKSLIISKGISVGKAQNNYRGLVKIDSKAIHSRNFSQCDSLLIGNQCGAHTFPYIDVCNSNSKVEHEATTSKIGENQIFYCNQRGIDTEKAISLIVHGFSNDILKKLPMEFAVEAQKLLEISLEGSVG, from the coding sequence ATGAGAAAAAATAATAAAATACTAAAAAGTTTTTATGAATCTGAATATAAATATGGATTTTATACTTCCATTGAATCAGATAAAATAGCAGAGGGATTAAATGAGGATGTTATTCGTAAAATAACGGAAAAAAAAAAGGAACCTACATGGATGTTAGATTGGAGATTAGAATCTTATCATATATGGAAAAAAATGAATTCCCCAAAATGGGCCAATATAAAATATAAAGTTCCAGATTTTCAAAAAATAAGTTATTATTCTGCTCCTAAAAAAAAAATAGATTTAAACAATTTAGAAGAAATAGATCCAGAATTAATAGATACGTTCAGAAAATTGGGAATTCCTATAGAAGAACAAAAAACACTTTCAGGAATAGCCACGGATATAGTATTAGATTCCGTTTCTTTAGCCACTACATTTCAGAATAAGTTAAAGGATAAAGGAATTATATTTTGTTCTATCAATGAAGCTGTGATAAAATATCCCAATATAGTAAAAAAATATTTAGGTTCAGTTGTATCAAAAAAAGATAATTTTTATGCAGCTTTAAATTCAGCTGTATTTTCAGATGGTTCTTTCTGCTACATTCCAAAAGGAGTACGTTGTCCTATGGAATTATCCACTTATTTTCGCATTAATGAAAGTAAAACGGGACAATTCGAAAGAACTTTAATTATCGCAGATAAAGACTCTTACGTTAGTTATTTAGAAGGATGTACGGCTCCACAAAGAAAAGAAAATCAATTGCATGCTGCTGTTGTAGAAATAATAGCATTGGAGAATGCTGAAATTAAATATTCTACTGTTCAAAATTGGTTTCCCGGAAATAAAAATGGGGAAGGTGGTGTTTTGAATTTTGTCACAAAACGTGGTTTATGTGAAAAAAAAGCCAAAATATCTTGGATACAAGTAGAAACAGGTTCTTCAATCACTTGGAAATACCCATCTTGTATTTTAAAAGGAGATTTTTCCATAGGACAATTTTATTCTTTAGCTTTAACTAAAAACTTTCAACAAGCAGATACAGGAACTAAAATGGTCCACATGGGAAAACATACCAAAAGTCTTATTATATCAAAAGGAATATCCGTTGGAAAAGCTCAAAATAATTATAGAGGATTGGTTAAAATCGATTCTAAAGCCATTCATTCTCGTAATTTTTCTCAATGTGATTCTTTATTAATTGGAAACCAATGTGGAGCTCATACTTTTCCATATATTGATGTATGTAATTCTAATTCTAAAGTTGAACATGAAGCAACAACTTCAAAAATTGGAGAAAATCAAATTTTCTATTGTAATCAAAGAGGAATAGATACAGAAAAAGCAATTTCTTTAATTGTTCATGGTTTTAGTAATGATATTTTGAAAAAACTTCCTATGGAATTTGCAGTAGAAGCCCAAAAACTTTTAGAAATTTCTTTGGAAGGATCTGTCGGATAA
- the sufC gene encoding Fe-S cluster assembly ATPase SufC has translation MLSIENLHVSIGNKKILKGINLKINAGESHVIMGPNGSGKSTLASVIAGKKEYIITEGNIYFLNKNLKNLSPEDRAHLGIFLSFQHPIEIPGVSIVNFIKTALNSVCEAKKINKISAKDILLKIKEKSSLLNIEKNFFYRSLNDGFSGGEKKRNEIFQMMMLDPLLSVLDEVDSGLDIDALRIVAKGINIFRNNKNSILIITHYKRLLDYIFSDYIIHILYNGKIIQSGNQKLAEKLEQEGYDWIINKYIK, from the coding sequence ATGTTAAGTATAGAAAATTTACATGTTTCTATAGGAAACAAAAAAATACTGAAAGGAATAAATTTAAAAATAAATGCAGGAGAAAGTCATGTTATTATGGGGCCCAATGGTTCTGGAAAAAGCACTCTGGCTTCTGTCATAGCAGGAAAAAAAGAGTATATCATAACTGAAGGAAATATTTATTTTTTAAATAAAAATTTAAAAAATCTTTCACCAGAAGATCGGGCACATTTAGGAATTTTTCTTTCTTTTCAACATCCCATAGAAATACCAGGAGTCTCTATTGTGAATTTTATTAAAACAGCGTTAAATTCTGTTTGTGAAGCAAAAAAGATAAATAAAATATCCGCTAAAGACATTTTATTAAAAATAAAGGAAAAATCTTCTTTATTGAATATTGAAAAAAATTTTTTTTATCGTTCTTTAAATGATGGATTTTCAGGTGGAGAAAAAAAACGTAATGAGATATTTCAAATGATGATGTTAGATCCTTTATTATCTGTTTTAGATGAAGTTGATTCAGGTTTAGATATAGATGCTTTACGTATTGTTGCTAAAGGAATTAACATTTTTAGAAACAATAAAAATTCTATTTTAATTATAACTCATTATAAAAGATTACTAGATTACATCTTTTCAGACTATATCATACATATTTTATATAATGGAAAAATTATTCAGTCAGGAAATCAAAAATTAGCTGAAAAGTTAGAACAAGAAGGATATGACTGGATCATAAATAAATACATAAAATAA
- a CDS encoding alpha/beta fold hydrolase, which produces MILHSKIYGSGYPILVFHGLFGNGNNWISFAKKFEKNYQIHLLDIRNHGNSFVSDKMNYNIISKDILKYIYYHKLNHPVLLGHSMGGRAVMKFSINYPMIPKKIIIVDISPKAYVNNFNQDKLIHILKKVDFNVIHTKKDLDFFLKTWIDDIKIRLFFLKCTQRQKNGKLCFSFSLLNIEKNYNSLIRQEIKDGFFHGPTLFLRGEYSNYILDKDYNDIRKLFPKSKIFTVKKSNHWIHIDNPIDFYQKISIFLNEI; this is translated from the coding sequence ATGATATTACATTCTAAAATTTACGGATCTGGTTATCCTATTTTAGTTTTTCATGGTTTATTTGGAAATGGAAATAATTGGATTTCTTTTGCAAAAAAATTTGAAAAAAATTATCAAATTCATCTATTAGATATTAGAAATCATGGAAATAGTTTTGTTTCCGATAAAATGAATTATAATATTATCTCAAAAGATATATTAAAATATATTTATTATCATAAATTAAATCATCCTGTATTATTAGGGCATTCTATGGGAGGAAGAGCTGTTATGAAATTTTCTATCAATTATCCTATGATTCCAAAAAAAATTATAATTGTAGATATTAGTCCTAAGGCTTATGTCAATAATTTTAATCAAGATAAATTAATTCATATTTTAAAAAAAGTAGATTTTAATGTTATTCATACTAAAAAAGATTTAGATTTTTTTTTAAAAACATGGATTGATGATATCAAAATAAGGTTATTTTTTTTGAAATGTACTCAAAGACAAAAAAACGGAAAATTATGTTTTTCTTTTTCTTTATTGAACATCGAAAAAAATTATAATTCTTTAATTCGTCAAGAAATAAAAGATGGATTTTTCCACGGTCCTACACTTTTTTTACGAGGAGAATATTCAAATTATATTCTTGATAAAGATTACAATGATATACGTAAGTTATTTCCCAAATCTAAAATTTTTACTGTGAAAAAATCTAATCACTGGATTCATATAGATAATCCTATAGATTTTTATCAAAAAATAAGTATTTTTTTAAACGAAATATAA
- a CDS encoding DUF192 domain-containing protein encodes MKKRNIFFPTGIFIMICIFINSSERVDYNYDMFLDIGNMLEIEFIKDGELYLKNNNYIIKKIDIELADQDSEKINGLKYRSSLKKNRGMLFSFKNQEEYQNITMKDVRIPLDIVYINQFGIVVFVNKHVSPMKSIEIINFTSNIKYILEINAGMSDKWGIKEGITKIDWFMK; translated from the coding sequence ATGAAAAAAAGAAATATTTTTTTCCCTACAGGGATCTTTATTATGATATGCATTTTTATAAATTCTTCTGAAAGAGTTGATTATAATTATGATATGTTTTTAGATATCGGAAATATGTTAGAAATAGAATTTATTAAAGATGGAGAATTATATTTAAAAAATAATAATTACATCATCAAAAAAATAGATATAGAATTAGCCGATCAAGATTCAGAAAAAATAAATGGATTAAAATATAGGTCTTCTTTGAAAAAGAATAGAGGTATGTTATTTTCATTCAAAAATCAAGAAGAATATCAAAATATAACAATGAAAGATGTACGAATTCCTCTAGATATTGTATATATAAATCAGTTTGGTATTGTTGTTTTCGTGAATAAACATGTAAGTCCAATGAAAAGTATAGAAATAATTAATTTCACTTCAAATATAAAGTATATTTTAGAAATTAATGCTGGAATGTCAGATAAATGGGGGATAAAAGAAGGAATCACAAAAATTGACTGGTTTATGAAATAA
- a CDS encoding HesB/IscA family protein, with protein MVFVISEKAKNKLIHLMKKEGFSHDESFVRFGVKTGCCSSLSYELTFDQKKQKGDQLFHQKEMKILIDQNSIPYLEGTTLEYSDELNGKGFYFKKPKTKDTCRCGKSFSS; from the coding sequence ATGGTTTTTGTAATATCTGAAAAAGCTAAAAATAAATTAATTCATCTTATGAAAAAAGAGGGATTTTCTCATGATGAATCTTTCGTAAGATTTGGAGTCAAAACTGGATGTTGTTCAAGTCTATCTTATGAACTTACTTTTGATCAAAAAAAACAAAAAGGAGATCAACTTTTTCATCAAAAAGAAATGAAAATTTTGATAGATCAAAATAGCATCCCTTATTTAGAAGGAACGACATTAGAATATTCCGATGAATTAAATGGAAAAGGATTTTATTTTAAAAAACCTAAAACCAAAGATACTTGTAGGTGCGGAAAAAGTTTTTCATCATAA